A window of Acinonyx jubatus isolate Ajub_Pintada_27869175 chromosome E4, VMU_Ajub_asm_v1.0, whole genome shotgun sequence contains these coding sequences:
- the LOC128313103 gene encoding translation initiation factor IF-2-like, whose amino-acid sequence MASAGSSAGERSRHGPPGTLRPSRASRAPGAPTPGHAARPAAARGAGGGRRGAGGRERRGAVARGAGERAGACVLEGARAPGGGGWARARAGEGERRAFVRAWAPAPGGCQRGRPAGSSPRLPGGGRGGTGEDPSQAPGPSSRRFPSQTRRRERQPRTFNPFVPAPKLRTCPRARFRDPPRLPPAGSRAAKGLARWGREQDRRATRVGAAGTLSRPASSLPTWFRLGKRAALVRDLGKKRGGEGNTRSSVQEQTRSGRTRTRGGAGAAPRAVGSQGQRVRVLAGRERADPAETRPPGSGGGCAVEGCSLSLPLLVFSELSFKGCLSFTSSPLSSVLFPRQYMPFSQIRFSCRKFPAFGELHRGVVLLKVLPFPVSLADGKNRF is encoded by the exons ATGGCCTCAGCGGGCAGCTCGGCGGGCGAGCGCTCGCGCCATGGCCCCCCGGGCACCCTCCGGCCCAGCCGCGCGTCGCGGGCCCCGGGCGCGCCCACCCCGGGGCACGCTGCCCGTCCGGCCGCGGCGCGGGGGGCGGGTGGAGGGCGCCGCGGGGCAGGTGGGCGCGAACGGAGGGGCGCCGTGGCCCGGGGCGCGGGCGAGCGCGCCGGTGCGTGCGTGTTGGAAGGAGCGAGAGcgcccgggggaggggggtgggcgaGGGCGCGAGCCGGGGAAGGCGAGCGGCGGGCTTTCGTGCGCGCCTGGGCGCCCGCCCCGGGAGGGTGCCAGCGGGGGCGTCCGGCCGGCTCAAGTCCCCGGCTgccggggggggggaggggggggacaggggaggacCCGAGCCAGGCTCCGGGCCCTTCCTCCCGCCGCTTCCCCTCCCAGACTCGGCGACGGGAGCGCCAGCCCCGGACCTTTAACCCCTTCGTCCCCGCTCCGAAGTTGCGGACCTGCCCGCGCGCTCGGTTCCGAGACCCTCCGCGCCTTCCTCCTGCGGGGAGCCGCGCCGCGAAGGGGCTCGCTCGCTGGGGTCGGGAGCAGGACCGAAGGGCGACTCGAGTGGGGGCAGCCGGGACGCTTTCGcgccccgcctcctccctccccacctggtTCCGTTTGGGGAAGAGAGCTGCGTTGGTTCGGGATCTTGGCAAGAAAAG AGGCGGGGAAGGAAATACACGTTCATCAGTACAAGAGCAGACAAGAAGCGGGAGAACGAGGACTCGCGGAGGCGCAGGAGCAGCGCCGCGCGCCGTCGGCTCGCAAGGACAGCGCGTGCGCGTGCTCGCCGGGCGGGAGCGCGCTGACCCGGCGGAGACGCGGCCGCCGGGGAGCGGCGGCGGATGTGCGGTCGAGGGCTGCTCCCTTTCACTTCCCCTGCTCGTTTTTTCTGAGCTGTCTTTCAAAGGCTGCCTCAGTTTCACCTCTAGTCCCTTATCATCAGTGCTTTTCCCCCGTCAGTATATGCCCTTTTCTCAAATCCGCTTCTCCTGCCGTAAATTTCCAGCCTTCGGTGAACTCCACCGAGGCGTGGTGTTGCTTAAAGTCCTTCCCTTTCCCGTTTCACTTGCTGATGGCAAAAACAGGTTTTAA